ATTGTTGGTAGTAAAGTGGAACACCACCTAAGATAAGCCAATAAAAAGATGGTTTAGGTGGAAACCAGAACATATTAGTGGAAACAGAATGTGTAACATTCAAGTTATTTAAAATGCTGCTTATACTTCTAAATAGGCATGGAGAATATGACAGGTATGGGTGGCTAAAGTTTAACGTGGTACAGATTCTACGGTGGTTTGACACTggttcacacacacccctttacctTATTTCTCATCGCCCGTAGAAGATCCCGTACTGAGCCCCCTTTATAGGATCTGAATTTTCGAAGATCTGCAAAAGCAAATAGGctgtgtttggttggttgtttttaaaTGAACTGATGTGTACAAAGTCCTTCAGGGAGCTATACTTGCAGCCAAAACACGTGAAAGAGCTGTTTGTAATGTTCTGGCCAGGTAAATCAGGATTTGATGTATTACAAACACTTTTTCAAACactaaaggaaaaaaatcagtgcaGGAGGCATATTGACAATGCAGAATATTAAACAGTTTGATATATGTGTGGCCCATATGATTTTTTAACTGTATCATCTCtgctcttaaaaaataaaatgtaaataccACTAAAGCCTGGTAAATAAACAATGGAAAATAGGCCTGACATTGCTACACTCTTGTTTTTTATGTTTTCATGCTTGTTTTAAGTCACTCAGCTCTAAAATAGGGTTATATACATGTGCACGCGCACAGGTGTACGTATATGTACTTTTTAATTTAGAACAATTCAGTGCAGGCCAAGATCTCATGTAACAAATTTGAGAGCCAATGGTGTTGCTGCCTTCCTGTACATGCCGGTTAGGGGTAATAGCCTGTCATTCCCTTACATTATTATGGAATATAATCTCAGTTACCTGTCTGAAGGGGAACCGTGATGTGCTCTCTCCAGTCCATTTTTAccacctctctccctcctctctctaACTGCTTGACTATGGGACCATCTAGAGATTCTTTTTCTATTCGGTCACTCACATCCTGGAAGAAACGTTCAAGTTACTTCAAATGCTGTATTTTTACTTCCAACTCctacccactccccaccccccaattacAAATTGCCACCCTCTGCCAGATTAAAGGGTGTCCTGAAAAATGGCTGCTTGCTGCTGTGAGACAGTACAATGTAACTGAATTGAATATAGGATTGGTAGTCAGGAGCTATCTGCAAGAGTTCTTTCAACATAGAAAACCCAACACGCTCACTGGATTGAAACTCTCCAAAGGGCTGAGCATTTCCATACATGCACTGACTAAGCATACAACCTCACTTCTTTGTTCCTGACACTGTACGTTCATCAACTGCCGATTCTGCATGCAACTATCTCAAAGACTTTAAACTTGAAGTTTTAATGTATACGATTTTAAAAACATATGGATAATGTTTAATCCTGGACAAAATGAAAAGTTGACAAGACAGACCTGAAAAAACTGGAGCTGTCTTTCTAGATCCCAGAAGAACGGGTGCTTCAGCACACAGCTGGCAGATGGACGTTTCTGAGGATCCATGTTTATCATCTGCTCTATTAAGTCACGAGCAACTATGTCATCTAAGAGAAAAAGGGTGATTATTCCCAGACTGTCTGAAACAGTTAAAGTTGTTTTCAGTCTTTAAGAAGCCATCACGACTCCTTCAAGTTTGTCAGAAATCTAGAATTTCCAGTTGGACGCTTAGCCTACAAAAaacaggccaaatcctgccctgATTTATACTCTGTGCAACCCATCAGCAAGTCATTGGGGTGGAACCAATACAGCTAAGAGCAAAGGTCAGTTCAATCTTTTGAACATCCTGGATATACATGAAATTCCTCTTAAAACTATCACAGTAAAGCTCAGAGGGATGAAAACTTTGCAATCACCCGGAATGTTGTATGCTTTTGGACAGTAAAGTCAATAGTTTTAAGGGCTTCCAACTTTTTTAAAGGAGCTTCCCATATAATTACTTCAAGTGCTTGTACTTCACATTTGCAACTTTGGGGTCATGGTGATTCATAGGTCTCAGACCATTTCCACTGGTGTTCTGGGAGCTATTGAGCCCCACAGAATAAACTGTGCAGTGCTTTACATTTAACAGAGTAGGAAAACATCCACCTGCTTACCATGCTTCTCTGGATTTAAGGAGTCCAGACTGTAAACACCCAGTAGAATGTTGGCTTGCCGCTGCAGGGACTTGCCAAAGGGATGGCTGCCTTCAGATACCACATAATAGAAGACACAGCCAGCCGAAAAGATGTCCACCGTGTATGTCTGCAAATAACATATGGTTTATAAGCAACATCACAATATAGTTTATTCAATACTTTGGCTCAACTTCACAAGTCAGTTGTGCATCTGAGGGAACAACAGAAGTTTCTACAATCACTTCTCTCCACAATATTCAAAAGTAGTTAGAACATGGCAAATCCTGCACTAAAGCCCACCTCCAAGAACATCTCCAGTCTTAAGTGACCACTTAAAGTATCCCCACTTTTCTAGTACAATTCTGTTCTATCGCTAAAGGCCACCATGAGTAAGTAACTGATTTTTGGTGGCCTCTTGGGTGATCACTTTGATTTCACTATGATTACAAAATATGGTACAGGATAATACAGCAACAGCCCACTGATCAGAAGTTCAGCCCTCAACGACAGCTAGTTGTgttcagaacctctgaaaattagTCCACAGACATTTTAGTTCCAAACCAGCTTGAATGAAGAGGCAATGAACTGTGGACGTTAAGGTCTGATGGCAACAACGTGACACTTGCCAATCCCACTCCATGGAACTTCCCTAACCCTCGGAACAAGAACAATTATGATTGACTTACAGGGTTCTCTTTGCAGTCTTCACTCAGCATCTCTGGAGCGATCCACCCTTCAGTGCCTGGCACCCCAGACTGACGGCTAAAACTGTGCCTGCCCACTGCCAGCTTCTTACACAGGCCGAAGTCTGAAATCATGGCTTTGACCTTGCCATGGGCATTGGGCATTGAAATTAGGATATTATGAggtttcaaatccctgtggactAATACAAGCACCAATTAATTAATACAAGCACCCAGagcatttttaattgttttatttatttggaaTGAAATCCTTTCACATTGCTGAAGCAGTTTTTGTTAATGTTCAGGGATCCATAGGCTTAAGTTCAAGGAACCTGTTGCCTATTCATTTGGGATGCCTATTCTACTCCATTTCCTTCAAATCTTGCAAGTTCTTGTTAGAgccatcaccccctccccctgatATTCCAGAGCCATCATTCGTTATATTCTACTTCTACAGTAGCTGAGAAGCTCAAAGCAAATACTAATATAGCAGggaagtattatcctcattttatagataggggaaactgaggcatagaggggTTGTGTCACATACAGGcctgtggaagagctgggaacGGAAGCCAGATCTCTTGGTTCCCAGTGCTGCGCTATCATGGCCACTCCGTGAATGGGCATCATGGAATagtattgttatttaaaaaaggaaagaaaaagaatgacTGGTCTCCACTTCTCCCAGCCACCCAGCAACAAACTACATGGCTGCCAAGGCTCCCTGCACCAGGCCGGCTTATTTTGCTTCTTAAGCAATAAAACATACATGAAATTAAAACAAAGGGCCTTCTTACCAATACTGAGAGAGTGCAGATACGCAAGACCAGATGTCGTCTGTTGCAGTAGGGTAATGGGCTGTAAGCCATGGCGACTGAAGTCCTTCTGCTCCACATACTATACATTAGATAAGGGAAAACAGAAAGTAAGCCTAAAACCCCAGCACGTTCCTTATACACTGGTCTTTATACAGATCCCAGGCCACTGAAGAGCTCCCTCAAGAGAGGTAAATTCTTCCCTGTCTAATGAGAGCTGGTTATGCACTTGCAAGAGCCTATTCCACAGACAAAGGGGAACTTTAAGATGTCAGACTGTACTAAAATTCTACAAGCCTGTCCCGCAGAGAGCCCATGTGCTGGGCCACtccaacatgcttttcaaatgaagGACTTTTATTTACAAGGGGATCTCAAATAAAAGTGAAGGGCAATAGACTGCTCAGTAGATCAGCAGAGTGAATTTTTTCAGCcgaacatttatttatttttgccaaaaatgcagattcaggttgaAACTTTGTGCGTCTGAGTCAAATTTGCTGGTTTGGgtcaaactccacccccacccgaaaaaataattcagaaaaaaaacaagtGTTTgagtttcaacattttcaaaacataaCATTTggatttttcaattcaaaatgccCGTTTAGAATTTTACtgcaactttatttttaaaaagattaactctctccctcccctccactaaaatgaaatgaaactttttgttttgggtttcaCTCAACTAAATTTTTCCCCCAGTCTGGGCACCAAAGCAAAAACCCAGGTATTTGTACATACTCATAGAAGtatgaagggaccattgtgatcttctagtctgacctgtgtagcacaggccacagaacctccccaaaataattcctggcgCAGATCTTTTTGACAAACagccaatcatgatttaaaattGTCGATGATGGAGAATCCcacatgacccttggtaaattattccaatggctaattattctcaccattaaaaatttataccgtatttccagtctgaatctgtGGCTTCAACTTCAAGCCATTGGATTGTTTTATaccttctctgctagattaaaagaCCATTcttaaatatctgttccccatATGGATACATATGCACTGTCATCAGCGCACCCTCtaattttctctttgttaagctaaatggattgagctctttgagtctatcagtacatggcatgttttctaatcctttattcattcttgtggctcttcttcgaaccctctctaatttatcaacatcattCTTGAATTTTGGACAACAGTCCTGGATGCAGTTTTCCAGCAGCAGTTACACCAATGGCAAACATAATGGTAAAATAACTTGTctattcctacttgagattcccctttttatgcatcaccggatcgcattagctcttttgacccAGCGTTAtgctgggaactcatgttcagccaggacccccaaatcttttccagAATCACTGCTTTGCATGAAgtccccattctgtaagtatggctACAGTCTTTATTCCTAggtgtgtacatttacatttattGTTATCagaatgcatattgtttgcttgcacctagTTTACCAATTGacccagattgctctgaatcagtgacatctcctcttcattatttaccaatcccccaatttttgtgtcatccaaaaactttatcagtgatgactttcatgttttcttctaggtcattgataaaaaagttaaatagcatagggccaaggacaaatccctgcaagATCTGACTGAAAAAACACCCACTCGAAGATAATttccaattacattttgagatctatttgttagccaatttttaatccatttaatgtatgccaagttcattttatattgttctagtttttttaatcacaatgtgGTGTGGGTACCTGTGATCCTAAGCAAtcaagtcaaatgctttacagaagtctaagtatattacgtcaacactattacctttatcaaccataCTTGTAatttcatccaaaaaaaaaaatgaagttagtttgacaggaccTATTTTCCCTaagcccatgttgatttgcattaatgacATCAtcctcttttaattctttattaattgagtctgATATCAGgagctccattatcttgcctgggatcaatgtcaggctgacaggcctataatatCAAGCCATcccatttactatttttaaaaactggcacagcattagctttctaCTCTATAGCTCCGTATTAAATCTCTCTTATTTCCACAGTGAGAGCCCAAGATAGCTGGGGCTTTTACTCGTCAGTTTCCCTAGAGGGCCTGGTTTTTAAAGGAACATCATTCTTTTTATGTTTTATCCTAGCTCAGAGAAACCTTTCAACAGGAATTTAACTCTGAGTAAATGCTGCTCATTAGCACTGCCCAGTGGAGGCTGAAAGTAGGTAGGCTAAGGTGTCCAGCACCTTACTCACACCAGGGTAAGCAAAGCCGCTGCCTCAGTTCCCCGCACAAAGCTTTCCTTATCACATGCGCCACCTGCACACTCATGCTGCTGTGCTTCTTTAAAAGGCGGCTCTCAGGACAAGCTAAGGCCTTAAGAAGCAATATTTTAGAGAGGCTCCTAGTGAGGGCAGCAGATGCCTTACACATGGTGGGAGATACAGAGTGACTGAGGAGGAGCCTTTTTCAAGAACATATATTGAAGGTTCAATAGTCCCTTCTCTTGTATCAGAGACCTGGGGAGGGCTGGAAGCCAAATGGCAGGAACACAcagcaaagggggaaaaggaaTGTTGTCTGGGCAGCAGAAAGCCAGGGAGAAGGAGGGGTAAGAAAAAGTTTTCTTGTTCTGTTTTACCACCAGGGCATTGGCAGGCACTGTGACACTGAGGCCATATCCCTTCTCTTTATTACCGTTGCTGATTACAAGATAGAAGGAAAACAGCAATTGTGTGTAGCCCGTGAGGCTGTATCCTTTGATTCTGTGATACCGGAGTATTACAGTAAATTGGGCTGTCTCAGATTCACCCTGGACTGTGATAACACTAAAGGGATGATGATGATACGAGGAGGAAAGCCTCTTAACTACACATACACCAACGACTATGTTGTAAAAGTAAATAACCAATTACAGATGGTAATTTGGATAACATCAGGAACTTTGTCTGCATATGACAGGTGCCTGAACTGCAGACTCAGAGCAGAGCTAAGAGTTTGACATTGAGAAGCCTTTCACAGCCTGTGTTTTCTCTCTGCGTTTACCCAGCAGCCAAAGCTCTTTGCTTTACCAATCTTTTAGGTTTGTAAGTGACCCGTTACCTCCTGTAAGGTGGCAGCACAGAGCTCTATGGCAATGTACTGAAACTGCCTGTCCTTCTCAGTGCAGAAATAGCGGATCACGTTGGGGTGCTCATCCGACTCACGCAGCAGCTGCACCTCACGGTCAGCAAAGCTGAAGCATTCGGGGAGAATTCTTTTCACCGCCACATCTCTGTTATCAAATGTCCCTCTGTAGACAGTGAATCATACAGCAGAGAAACCTCTTTGAGTCAATCTGTGCACTGAGATAAGTGGGTTACATGGAACACACTTCATACAGATAGATTAATAAAGCACTTCTCCAGTGTTAGACAAGGTGCCTCTGTTCAAtgctttcatttcaaacaaacatttACAAGTAACAACATAACCCTGGATTTTTGTTAGTGAAGGGACACTGCAGAAaagtgccacacacacacacacacacacacacacacacacacacacacacacacacacacacacacacacacacacacacacacacacgactttTAAAAGTTCCATGGTAACGTTTCCATTCATATTAGAccataagaattttttttaaaatactcaaAAAAATAGTGGGGCATTAATTGGGCTCTAAAATCAAATGCATATATTGTCTTGTACCTGTAAACAATTGTTCCTTCAGCTCCATGTCCCAGTACGTCTTTTGGGCTAAATGAAATCTTGCCGACCATTACTATGCGCGTGTCCTCATCTGAACAAAAGCAAGCAGCGAAAGGATTAAGGCAGATTTTAAAAGTCAGCACTTTGCAGTTGCATTTCCATATGGAGTCGGTATGTAAAACCttctctttcaagtttaaatgcaCAACACTGAGAActgaggaagggggagggaggagatctAAGGCCAGGCTTTCAAAACTGTATGTAAATTGCCAACAAGTTTTTGTACAGGCTGACATTCCGAGTTGGGCATGCAAACTGCACCTGTGCATACAGCTTGAGTGGCTGGACACCAGACTATCCAATTCATGATTTCAAACATTCTGTGTACAGATCAGGACAGCCCCAGTGGGGCTGGCGCCCTCTGGAATTTTGGCTCTTACGACACAAAAGGTCATGGCTGGGGACATACATGAGACAAGTAGCTTTTAGAAGACAAGAAGctctttccagtttttaaaaCGCTTATGTGAATGTAGTGTTGGGGGAAAGTGCTGAACTGACAGCGCTGGAGAGTGGGTGCAGTGCAGGCACTGTGCTGCCCTGGTGGTGGAACTTACTTCCCTGGCGGGACCAGAGACAAcatgcagaggggaggggagtccaGTTTCCATGGTCCACTCAATTCTTGGCTTCAATTAATGCCAAaacaacattttattaaaaataagctCGATTTTTCTGCATTAGGATCTGCACTGAGGCCGCCAACCCATTTCAAATATGCCAATGAGCACATGGCCCATGGGCGGCTCAATACTGCACTGTCAGTGGTAGGATTAAGCCTAAAATGACAAAAACTTGTGGTCAGCATTGAAAAAAAGAGTTTGAAAAGTCACCTCTCACTAGAAGAGCTCAAGAATAGGGATGGAGAGAATACACCCAATGGTGCACATGAATCCCAAAAATCAGGATTCAAGACCAGATGTCTTTCTGGGAGAtgttctagctcaaccagaagtcaTGGGCTTGCTGCAGAAATCAAAGGggagggaagttctctggcctgtgttacacaacAGGAGGTCACAAATCAATGGTTCCTTCAGGTCTTAATCTATGAAATATTGTCAATATCCTACTTTTGTTGTGCCCCACCCGTTGTTGTACTTTGTTACCTTTGGCATTGGGGGAAATGTTATGAACTTTCTGATTTTAATTCTTATTGGGACACACTACAAAAGAAGTTAGATTAACATTACCTCGCTCTTCCTGCTCAGTGGAGAAACATCTCCCAGTGTCAGAGCCAGAGAGGTTGGAATACGCTGAATGGTTTGATGCTTTGGGAGACACGTTGGGTGTGCTGGTGGCTGAACTCTCCGTCCGCACATAGGAGGTGTCCAAAAAGTCTGTCTCTGGGGGGAGATCGCTGGGGGCACTGAAGGGCAGTTCCTGTTGCTGCGTACTCTTCAGGAGGAAAGAGAGATGGTCTTAACGCCACACCAATGAAGGGATAAAAATCTCAATAGACATGCCGACGAGAAGGCTCGGCCATGACTCAGCATCCAGAAAGGGCAGATTCTACTATCCTCTGAGTGAAAAACTTCTCATTGCCAGATTCCTAACTTATTTCTGGTAGGGCAATTAAAGAGTCTCTATCACCCAAACTGTTCTTTACCttgttatacatttttaaagcacGGTTGATAACTCAGGCTGGTTGTTTGTTATAGcaaaaaatgccattagcctgAAGTTTTCCCTTAGAAAAGCATCTTTAGACTGAATAGCTATCGTTAAACAGTAAAAggatacagggcctgatccaaagcccagtgacgtggatgggggcgggggatctTCTGGTAAAttcaatggtctttggatcatgaccaaaaaaaagagagcaacacacacacacactctctctctaacTGAATGGGCAAAAATCCATGGAAGAGTCTTGCAGGTGGAATAGGAAAAGTCTCAAGGGTAACAGCATGTGTCACAGAAATCACTGCCACATCAAACATGCAGTAGCCTTAGTTATCGGATTGCACACCTGTGAGTTATCACAGTGATAACCGTTACTACTGATAGCTAATGGAGAAAGCAGAATTGCCCTTCTTTTATGAAGTCGTGACTCTTTCCCTCCCCAACTCCTGCATCATCTTTACCAGGCTAGGCTGCCAAACATTACAGCCCTTTCTCAGAATTCACTAGAATACCAAGATCAATCAGCATTACCATTGGACAGGTGATGACGAATGCTACCCAGCCAACAAACAAAAAGGTGCTCAGGATGATTGTGGCCATGTCTTTCAGCATAGAATCTACGGGAGCCTCTGGCCGAGGTACAGGCTGACTGGGCTTCTCTTcaatgtcctttggaatggtagGAGGCAATTCTTTTGAGGAACCTTCAACTATACCAATAACCTAGGAAACACAGAAGACTCCATCAGTTCAAAGTCTCCATGGATAATGTATTTTGCAGCTGTACTAGCATTTATAAGGTACATTTCAATGAGGGACCATTTCTTAAAAGCTTAATGATGTGCAAGACTCTCTTGGATGTAATGGTGGCTCATAGCAAAATTGGTCAATATTCTGAGGACCCTGCAGTTCATTTATTCAATGGactatttccactgaagtcaacgggagttttTGCACGTGGAAGGAAAAGCAGGACTCAGCCTTAAGTCTGATAGCCAGAGTTCTATAACACAGAATAATGCCAATGACACGCCATGGGAGGGTACTGTGCTGCACTTCCACAAAGAATTTGGGAAAATTCCCTACACTTTTTCCTACAGAGTCCAAGTTCTCCCAAaattttcatttccctccccctgTAATTTTCCAGTGGCTTCTTCAGTTATTCACAAACCTCCTCAAAACTGGCTTTATCAGAATCAGCTGGAATCACATTTTCATGCCGTTTAGGCAAACTGCTTGGAAATTTCTCCAGGATCTTTGTAGGGGCTGATAATGGTGTTTCATGGTGacctttaaataaaacaaaatttgttACAAGAATGGTTCCTTTTTAGGGCAAACATGCTTGATTTTGGCATCTCTGCCAAGAAGCAATACTCAGGGCTTATTTGCATTAATAAAATGGCTTGAGGCCATCACAGTATGACAGTTTAGAATAAAATGAGGCTCTCTTATATGTACCTTAACACCAGAGCGCTGTCCCTGTGGAATGACCCAAAGCCTGGAAGATTTGGGTATATACCTGAAAACTGTTCCATGCCCTTTGAAGTGAAGCAACGCTCTTGCTCTTAAAGGCTCTAAACCTTCAAGTATTGATTATGGCCACTGACTTCGGCAGGACTTGTGCTCAGGCTCTGGCTGCAGATTTGGACCTTGACTTTGTCTCTTgttgaaaataaatattgaataaCTACCCATTCGGTGAGCATTGCccaccctgtgcactgaatgagacggGGGCCTTTGGAAAATATAGGATGGGATCATGTAATTACAAACAGTATCATGATGCATGTGCATAAGGGGGCCAAATTAGGGCTGTAAGGCAAACTTAGTTCTGGCATcctctaacttttgagtgcttgactgcaTCTTTTACAGTCTTTTAATGTAGTGGTTTTGGATGTACCGGTAATTTAAAATACTTTGTATATGGTAACAATAATCTCTGCTTGGATTATTGCTTTTGTCCACCAGAGGACAGTGCAACAGAGAGCAGGTGGAATATTACTGACTTCCTGGTACCTATTAACAGCCAGTGGTTCCTCCAATAGTTGAGTTTCTTTTCTTTCAATCCTGCTGAAAATTTTAGATCCGTACTAGGAGTGATAACACACTCGCCATTGTCTTCAATAGTAACTCCTTCTGTTTTGGGGCCCTCTAACAGAGGTATGGCTCTGCCCCGAGGCTAGAAAGACAGAGATTTATTATTACAGTTAACAAAGCACTATATCGCTACACAATACTTTACAAAGCCTCAGAGAATTTACCAGTCTAACTTGGACAAAAGACATGGGACATAACTCAAAAGTCATATTTGAAATACCACAAGCTTTCCCTTGGAATTAAGTAAATGTTtaactcaaaatattttattgctAAATTACAGGTGGGAAGCTCTACATTACTTTGGGGTTTATACTTCATATACCATGCCTCTCGTACTGTAGAGTCAGAGAGTGTTAGCAAGCACCAAGTTACATGCCAGCAATGCAGTAACTGCAGGTAAACATGAGAGCCATTATGCTCTCAGCCATAGTTCACACAGCCTTAGACATTAGATCCTGCATTATTGAGAGAAGGAGTCTTGGTTAGGAGGTGgggttgccccccccccttttttttttaaataggaaaaaggATCTTTACCTCCCCCCAGGCTAGCCACAATGCCAGCAAATAAAACCTTGCTCTAACATCTCATCAAAATGTTGGTGCTTTCAACAGTATGAACTGGGTGCAACTTTAACATCAATAACCACGACACATTGTCAATAGTGGTAGAAACAGCCTTGATAAAGAACTTGAACTCACACGCTCTGGTTCAGATGTGAGAGGGCTTCcgtcccagctcagccacagagAGACACTTCCTGACTAGCTATAATATGCTTTCCTAAATTACATGGTTTGATTGATATCCTGTCACTGTTCAACATTTCCCTGCTAGGAATGCTGTACAGGAGACTGTTTGTGGGTAAGAAGCCCTGCACGGATTACTCTCCGTTCATATTTGGAAAGGGATCTTCACAACCATAAGGACTATAATCTTAGTTAAATAATAAAAGCAGTTCACAGAAGACTCCTGAGCATCTAGGCCTTTTAAAGTAACAAATTACAAATCAAGGAAGCCACAGCAAACCATGAAAATTTGACAATCCAACCTTATTTCAAGAGTGGTTTCCA
The Mauremys reevesii isolate NIE-2019 linkage group 15, ASM1616193v1, whole genome shotgun sequence DNA segment above includes these coding regions:
- the ERN1 gene encoding serine/threonine-protein kinase/endoribonuclease IRE1 isoform X2, with the translated sequence MRYHWASRGYGKECSHGLTECYGSTSSVTVPETLLFVSTLDGSLHAVSKRTGSIKWALKEDPVLQVPTHVEEPAFLPDPNDGSLYTLGGKNNEGLTKLPFTIPELVQASPCRSSDGILYMGKKQDIWYVIDLVTGEKQQTLTSSFAESLCPSTSLLYLGRTEYTITMYDTKNKELRWNATYFDYAATVPDEDVKYKMSHFVSNGDGLVVTVDSESGDVLWIQNYGSPVVAFYIWQREGLRKVMHTNVGIETLRYLTFMSGEVGRITKWKYPFPKETETKSKLTPTLYVGKYSTSLYASPSMVHEGVAIVPRGRAIPLLEGPKTEGVTIEDNGECVITPSTDLKFSAGLKEKKLNYWRNHWLLIGHHETPLSAPTKILEKFPSSLPKRHENVIPADSDKASFEEVIGIVEGSSKELPPTIPKDIEEKPSQPVPRPEAPVDSMLKDMATIILSTFLFVGWVAFVITCPMSTQQQELPFSAPSDLPPETDFLDTSYVRTESSATSTPNVSPKASNHSAYSNLSGSDTGRCFSTEQEERDEDTRIVMVGKISFSPKDVLGHGAEGTIVYRGTFDNRDVAVKRILPECFSFADREVQLLRESDEHPNVIRYFCTEKDRQFQYIAIELCAATLQEYVEQKDFSRHGLQPITLLQQTTSGLAYLHSLSIVHRDLKPHNILISMPNAHGKVKAMISDFGLCKKLAVGRHSFSRQSGVPGTEGWIAPEMLSEDCKENPTYTVDIFSAGCVFYYVVSEGSHPFGKSLQRQANILLGVYSLDSLNPEKHDDIVARDLIEQMINMDPQKRPSASCVLKHPFFWDLERQLQFFQDVSDRIEKESLDGPIVKQLERGGREVVKMDWREHITVPLQTDLRKFRSYKGGSVRDLLRAMRNKKHHYRELPLEVQETLGSIPDYFVCYFTSRFPRLLLHTYHAMQICCGERLFQHYYSQDSAEQRLSGDTI
- the ERN1 gene encoding serine/threonine-protein kinase/endoribonuclease IRE1 isoform X1, producing the protein MERGGRPPHRALLRRCLLSLGALLVLLSPGPRCYGSTSSVTVPETLLFVSTLDGSLHAVSKRTGSIKWALKEDPVLQVPTHVEEPAFLPDPNDGSLYTLGGKNNEGLTKLPFTIPELVQASPCRSSDGILYMGKKQDIWYVIDLVTGEKQQTLTSSFAESLCPSTSLLYLGRTEYTITMYDTKNKELRWNATYFDYAATVPDEDVKYKMSHFVSNGDGLVVTVDSESGDVLWIQNYGSPVVAFYIWQREGLRKVMHTNVGIETLRYLTFMSGEVGRITKWKYPFPKETETKSKLTPTLYVGKYSTSLYASPSMVHEGVAIVPRGRAIPLLEGPKTEGVTIEDNGECVITPSTDLKFSAGLKEKKLNYWRNHWLLIGHHETPLSAPTKILEKFPSSLPKRHENVIPADSDKASFEEVIGIVEGSSKELPPTIPKDIEEKPSQPVPRPEAPVDSMLKDMATIILSTFLFVGWVAFVITCPMSTQQQELPFSAPSDLPPETDFLDTSYVRTESSATSTPNVSPKASNHSAYSNLSGSDTGRCFSTEQEERDEDTRIVMVGKISFSPKDVLGHGAEGTIVYRGTFDNRDVAVKRILPECFSFADREVQLLRESDEHPNVIRYFCTEKDRQFQYIAIELCAATLQEYVEQKDFSRHGLQPITLLQQTTSGLAYLHSLSIVHRDLKPHNILISMPNAHGKVKAMISDFGLCKKLAVGRHSFSRQSGVPGTEGWIAPEMLSEDCKENPTYTVDIFSAGCVFYYVVSEGSHPFGKSLQRQANILLGVYSLDSLNPEKHDDIVARDLIEQMINMDPQKRPSASCVLKHPFFWDLERQLQFFQDVSDRIEKESLDGPIVKQLERGGREVVKMDWREHITVPLQTDLRKFRSYKGGSVRDLLRAMRNKKHHYRELPLEVQETLGSIPDYFVCYFTSRFPRLLLHTYHAMQICCGERLFQHYYSQDSAEQRLSGDTI
- the ERN1 gene encoding serine/threonine-protein kinase/endoribonuclease IRE1 isoform X3: MGELPQCYGSTSSVTVPETLLFVSTLDGSLHAVSKRTGSIKWALKEDPVLQVPTHVEEPAFLPDPNDGSLYTLGGKNNEGLTKLPFTIPELVQASPCRSSDGILYMGKKQDIWYVIDLVTGEKQQTLTSSFAESLCPSTSLLYLGRTEYTITMYDTKNKELRWNATYFDYAATVPDEDVKYKMSHFVSNGDGLVVTVDSESGDVLWIQNYGSPVVAFYIWQREGLRKVMHTNVGIETLRYLTFMSGEVGRITKWKYPFPKETETKSKLTPTLYVGKYSTSLYASPSMVHEGVAIVPRGRAIPLLEGPKTEGVTIEDNGECVITPSTDLKFSAGLKEKKLNYWRNHWLLIGHHETPLSAPTKILEKFPSSLPKRHENVIPADSDKASFEEVIGIVEGSSKELPPTIPKDIEEKPSQPVPRPEAPVDSMLKDMATIILSTFLFVGWVAFVITCPMSTQQQELPFSAPSDLPPETDFLDTSYVRTESSATSTPNVSPKASNHSAYSNLSGSDTGRCFSTEQEERDEDTRIVMVGKISFSPKDVLGHGAEGTIVYRGTFDNRDVAVKRILPECFSFADREVQLLRESDEHPNVIRYFCTEKDRQFQYIAIELCAATLQEYVEQKDFSRHGLQPITLLQQTTSGLAYLHSLSIVHRDLKPHNILISMPNAHGKVKAMISDFGLCKKLAVGRHSFSRQSGVPGTEGWIAPEMLSEDCKENPTYTVDIFSAGCVFYYVVSEGSHPFGKSLQRQANILLGVYSLDSLNPEKHDDIVARDLIEQMINMDPQKRPSASCVLKHPFFWDLERQLQFFQDVSDRIEKESLDGPIVKQLERGGREVVKMDWREHITVPLQTDLRKFRSYKGGSVRDLLRAMRNKKHHYRELPLEVQETLGSIPDYFVCYFTSRFPRLLLHTYHAMQICCGERLFQHYYSQDSAEQRLSGDTI